The Salvia miltiorrhiza cultivar Shanhuang (shh) chromosome 1, IMPLAD_Smil_shh, whole genome shotgun sequence genome has a window encoding:
- the LOC131001198 gene encoding bZIP transcription factor TGA10 → MDSNKSSGAHKKIELQMQQNQLLHHYHQNQQNNQISFGMMQPSSSSAIPGSFNISNDSSTYDLGELDQALFLYLDGQDHSAHEHKQNSGMRPPTLNIFPSQPMHVEPSATTSKPSSTGLVSPSTSGSKRSSEPSNELSNPKNNAASAPGPGKAVKREGNRKGPTSSSEQEGPKTPDPKTLRRLAQNREAARKSRLRKKAYVQQLESSRVRLSQLEQEIQRARTQGFLIGGNGLGGDQGGVPVAMSNINHETAMFDMEYARWLEEHHRLTVELRNAVHDHLPENELRLFVDNCVAHYDQVINLKTMIAKSDVFHLVSGMWKTPAERCFMWMGGFRPSEVIKIILSQIEPLSEQQLLAICGLQQSTHEAEEALSQGLESLTTSLSETIASDSLTVPPNMNTYMAQMAAAINKLSTLEGFIQQADNLRHQTIHRLHQVLTTRQAARCFLAIAEYFHRLRALSSLWVARPRPE, encoded by the exons ATGGACTCAAACAAAAGCAGCGGCGCTCACAAGAAAATCGAGCTCCAGATGCAGCAGAATCAACTCCTCCATCATTATCATCAAAATCAGCAAAATAATCAGATATCATTTGGGATGATGCAGCCATCCTCATCATCTGCCATTCCAGGAAGCTTCAACAT AAGCAATGATTCTAGCACCTACGACTTGGGCGAGCTGGATCAAGCTCTTTTCTTGTACCTCGATGGCCAAGATCATTCAGCTCACGAGCACAAAC AAAATTCTGGGATGAGGCCACCAACTCTGAACATTTTCCCTTCACAGCCAATGCATGTAGAGCCATCAGCTACAACATCAAAG CCAAGTAGTACTGGATTAGTTTCGCCATCAACCAGTGGCTCCAAGAGATCATCTGAGCCGTCAAATGAGTTATCCAACCCTAAAAATAATGCTGCTTCGGCTCCTGGACCGGGCAAAGCAGTTAAG CGTGAGGGAAACCGCAAAGGGCCTACCTCAAGTTCGGAGCAAGAAGGACCAAAAACACCGGACCCCAAG ACGCTGAGGAGGCTTGCTCAGAATAGAGAAGCAGCTAGGAAAAGCAGGCTTAGGAAAAAG GCTTATGTTCAACAGCTAGAATCAAGTAGGGTGAGGCTTTCTCAATTAGAGCAAGAAATACAAAGAGCTAGAACCCAA GGGTTTCTTATAGGAGGAAATGGTTTAGGAGGAGACCAAGGCGGCGTTCCTGTTGCTATGAGCAACATAAATCATG AGACGGCCATGTTTGACATGGAGTACGCCCGGTGGCTGGAGGAGCACCACCGCCTAACGGTGGAGCTCCGGAATGCCGTGCACGACCACCTGCCGGAGAATGAGCTCCGGCTCTTCGTCGACAACTGCGTGGCACATTACGATCAGGTCATCAACCTGAAGACCATGATCGCGAAATCCGACGTCTTCCACCTTGTCTCCGGCATGTGGAAGACGCCGGCCGAGCGCTGCTTCATGTGGATGGGCGGCTTCCGGCCGTCCGAGGTCATTAAG ATAATATTGAGTCAAATAGAACCATTGAGCGAGCAACAACTCCTAGCAATATGTGGGCTTCAACAATCAACTCATGAGGCAGAGGAGGCTCTCTCACAAGGCCTTGAATCTCTCACTACTTCTCTATCAGAAACCATTGCTTCCGACTCACTCACAGTCCCTCCTAACATGAACACTTACATGGCTCAGATGGCCGCCGCCATCAACAAGCTCTCCACCCTCGAAGGCTTCATTCAACAG GCAGATAATCTGAGGCACCAAACTATCCACCGGCTGCACCAAGTCCTGACGACTCGTCAAGCCGCGCGGTGTTTTCTGGCGATCGCCGAATACTTCCACCGCCTCCGTGCCCTCAGCTCGCTCTGGGTGGCGCGCCCTCGACCGGAGTAA
- the LOC131011143 gene encoding uncharacterized protein LOC131011143, which produces MRPLSASKGSGQRVHGFGSKKDAWRWKATKGGDFSTKSAYDIVKAAKTRNINSNPTSEILKEVWNTPATHKAKVTTWRLVRNRLPTCDNLRRRNIQIGVEESWCNACCHRSETCKHLFIECPKADAVWSGIQQWLGINGPRPNDITEHLEAFTNLGKKKHRKTLRALWMCITWLMWKNRNESRFDGKTWDVQALIREIKVMFWCWIKIFKLSNADVSFSSWMSQIFDLHAL; this is translated from the exons ATGAGGCCTTTGTCTGCGAGCAAGGGGAGTGGACAGAGGGTTCATGGGTTTGGAA GTAAGAAGGATGCTTGGAGATGGAAGGCCACAAAGGGCGGTGATTTCTCTACAAAATCTGCATACGATATTGTCAAAGCCGCAAAGACACGAAACATCAACTCCAATCCCACATCAGAGATCCTCAAGGAAGTGTGGAATACTCCGGCAACTCATAAGGCAAAAGTCACGACATGGAGGCTTGTTAGGAATAGGTTGCCAACCTGCGACAATTTGAGAAGAAGGAATATTCAGATTGGCGTTGAAGAATCTTGGTGCAACGCTTGCTGTCACAGAAGCGAGACTTGCAAACATCTCTTCATCGAATGTCCGAAGGCGGACGCTGTGTGGTCGGGAATCCAACAGTGGCTTGGTATCAACGGACCAAGACCGAATGACATAACTGAGCACCTCGAGGCCTTCACAAATCTGGGGAAGAAGAAGCACAGGAAGACACTTCGCGCACTGTGGATGTGCATTACTTGGTTAATGTGGAAGAACCGTAACGAAAGTCGGTTCGACGGAAAGACGTGGGATGTTCAAGCTCTAATCCGTGAGATTAAGGTTATGTTTTGGTGTTGGATTAAGATCTTTAAGTTGAGTAACGCTGATGTTAGCTTCTCATCTTGGATGTCGCAGATTTTTGACCTTCATGCTCTGTAA
- the LOC131001207 gene encoding polygalacturonase inhibitor 2-like has product MLFFLFVSLSVSVSEKCHPDDKKVLLQIKKELHNPSDLASWNPKTDCCQWTVVGCGGKANRITVFHFSEANLKRRPIPAAVGDLPYLQSLTFRNTNVTGLIPTTISNLSDLFFLNLEYNLLTGPLPAFLTKLKKLQFLLLSYNRLTGSIPPSLSQLPKLKSLLLDGNRLTGAIPETFADFRNHQIYLFLSYNQLSGPIPSKLGNANFSEIHVSGNNLEGDISFLFGKSKRLAVGDFSRNHFHFDLSNLHFSDSLTNLDLSQNKIYGSIPKDLSSTGIIMLNVSYNSLCGPIPELGTFQTFDYTSFIHNKCLCGKPLPACK; this is encoded by the coding sequence ATGCTCTTCTTCCTCTTCGTTTCACTCTCAGTATCAGTATCAGAGAAATGCCACCCAGATGACAAGAAAGTCCTCCTCCAAATCAAGAAAGAGCTCCACAATCCCTCCGACCTCGCCTCCTGGAACCCCAAAACCGACTGCTGCCAATGGACGGTCGTGGGATGCGGCGGCAAAGCCAACCGTATTACCGTATTCCACTTCTCCGAGGCCAACCTCAAGCGCCGCCCCATCCCCGCTGCCGTGGGCGACCTCCCCTACCTCCAGAGCCTCACCTTCCGCAACACCAACGTCACCGGCCTCATCCCCACCACCATTTCCAACCTCTCCGACCTTTTCTTCCTCAATCTTGAATACAATCTTCTGACGGGCCCCCTCCCCGCTTTCCTCACCAAACTCAAAAAGCTACAGTTCCTTTTATTATCATACAACAGATTGACTGGTTCAATCCCCCCTTCTCTCTCCCAACTCCCAAAACTCAAAAGCCTCCTTCTAGATGGAAACAGACTCACCGGCGCCATTCCTGAAACATTCGCGGATTTCAGGAATCATCAAATCTATCTCTTCCTCTCCTATAATCAGCTTTCAGGCCCCATTCCCAGCAAGTTGGGGAATGCCAACTTCTCGGAGATCCATGTTTCGGGGAACAATCTAGAAGGGGACATCTCCTTCTTGTTCGGAAAGAGCAAGCGCTTGGCTGTCGGAGATTTCTCCAGGAATCACTTTCACTTCGATCTCTCCAACCTCCACTTCTCGGACTCGTTGACCAACCTCGATTTGAGCCAGAACAAGATTTATGGGAGCATTCCCAAGGATTTGTCGAGCACCGGGATTATTATGCTCAATGTCAGCTACAACAGCCTCTGTGGGCCCATTCCGGAGCTCGGAACCTTCCAGACGTTTGATTATACCTCGTTTATCCATAATAAGTGTCTCTGTGGGAAACCTTTGCCTGCGTGCAAATGA